Proteins encoded in a region of the Nicotiana tomentosiformis chromosome 9, ASM39032v3, whole genome shotgun sequence genome:
- the LOC138899330 gene encoding uncharacterized protein, translating to MLTTEYELFRMKDDESIQDMYTRFTSIINELHSLGEIILRNKLVRNILSLLPSSWESKVNVITEAKDLQTLTIDELVGNLKTYEMRKKKDHERREPKREKNLVLKTDNNESSGEDADMAYLTKRFQKMVRKNRGIPKKGNSNKPNGYDLCHKCGKPGHFIKDFPLLKQDQYKHNIDKASKRNLISDKRFKRKKAADNAVKQALAVWGDSSSESGEDNAQGDTSKMAVESE from the coding sequence ATGCTAACCACTGAATATGAGCTTTTCAGAATGAAGGACGATGAATCCATTCAAGATATGTATACTCGATTCACCTCCATCATTAATGAGTTGCACTCTCTTGGTGAAATCATTCTCAGAAACAAGCTTGTGAGAAATATTCTCAGCTTGTTGCCCAGCTCTTGGGAAAGTAAGGTAAATGTTATCACTGAGGCGAAGGATTTGCAGACATTGACCATAGACGAGCTGGTTGGAAATTTGAAGACTTACGAAATGAGGAAGAAAAAGGATCATGAGAGAAGAGAGCCCAAAAGGGAGAAGAATCTGgtcctcaagacagacaacaatgaatcaagtggtgaggatgctgatatggcttacttgacaaaGAGATTTCAGAAGATGGTCCGCAAAAATAGAGGTATTCCGAAGAAGGGCAACTCCAACAAGCCAAATGGATATGACTTATGTCATAAGTGCGGGAAACCAGGGCACTTCATCAAGGATTTTCCTCTCCTCAAGCAAGACCAGTACAAGCACAACATAGACAAAGCTTCCAAGAGGAACCTAATTTCTGACAAaagatttaaaagaaaaaaagctGCTGATAATGctgtgaaacaagctcttgctgtATGGGGAGACTCTTCTAGCGAATCTGGAGAAGATAATGCACAAGGTGACACCTCCAAGATGGCAGTAGAAAGTGAATGA
- the LOC138899329 gene encoding uncharacterized protein has translation MAALPNFEEGQSTYRPPRFNGQYYGWWKTRMHDFIMAEDSELWDVICDGPFVPTKKVGDPAVTVPKTRKEFNDADRKAIEKKFRAKKIMVCGIGPDEYNRISACQSAKQIWEALQTAHEGTM, from the coding sequence atggctgctcTACCAAACTTCGAAGAAGGTCAGTCTACTTACAGGCCACCTAGGTTCAATGGTCAATACTATGGGtggtggaagacaaggatgcaCGACTTCATCATGGCTGAAGACTCCGAGCTATGGGACGTTATCTGTGACGGTCCCTTTGTCCCTACAAAGAAGGTTGGAGATCCAGCTGTGACAGTTCCTAAGACAAGAAAGGAGTTCAATGATGCTGATCGAAAAGCCATTGAGAAAAAATTTCGTGCTAAGAAAATTATGGTTTGTGGAATAGGTCCTGATGAGTACAATAGGATTTCAGCATGCCAATCAGCAAAACagatctgggaagctctccaaacAGCTCATGAAGGGACAATGTAG
- the LOC138899331 gene encoding uncharacterized protein yields the protein MDSGCSKHITGSTNDFLSLKSLQGWNVSFGNGKKGYILGIGRIGKSLSHYLIKNVYYVNGLKHSLLSVSQICDKGNKSGDLTFLSVVDDDAELWHKRLGHASFTLLNKLVKKDLVHGLSKSSFKDHRVCDACVKGKQIRSSFKPKKEVSISRPLDLLNMDLCGPMRVPRRGGKRSKTRKSLAFSAFLSQIEPKNINEALKDADWITSMQEELHQFERNSVWNLVPRPADRIVIGTRLSKFLLENGFTRGKIDNTLFLKKRWRNLLIVQVYVDDIIFRAIVDSLCEEFAKLMGSELEMSMMGELNFFLYLQVKQTPKGTMISQQKYIKKLLKRFDMETSKIIDTPIATSTRLDMDDLVPLPDIVFSVGLCAGFQSNPKESHLKAAKRILRYLKGMHDLVLYYPSGDNFDLIGYTDVDYAGYLSKQVANALHIGQRMRLTFAKSVREPGSLDTGNAPRMPSEVSLELQEHGAKENMMSIAAEGTLVGGYEVVSESQGK from the exons atggatagtggttgctcaaagcacataactggaagcacaaatgatttcctttcactcaaatCCCTGCAAGGATGGAATGTATCCTTTGGAAAcggcaaaaagggatacattctgggaaTTGGAAGAATTGGGAAGTCTCTTTCTCACTACTTAATTAAAAATGTGTACTACGTGAATGGGTTGAAACATAGCCTGTTAAGTGTCTCCCAAATCTGTGACAAGGGAAACAAGAGTGGTGATCTCACCTTTCtaagtgttgttgatgatgatgctgaactatGGCACAAAAGGCTGGGTCATGCAAGTTTCACGTTACTAAACAAGTtggtcaagaaggacctggttcatGGTCTGTCCAAGTCAAGCTTTAAGGATCACagggtgtgtgatgcatgtgtaaaaggaAAGCAAATCAGATCCTCTTTCAAGCCCAAAAAGGAAGTTAGCAtctcaaggccacttgatctcctcaatatggatctatgtggacctatgagggtgccaAGGAGAGGAGGAAAGAG ATCAAAGACAAGAAAATCACTTGCCTTCTCAGCCTTTCTCTCTCAAATAGAGCCCAAGAATATCAATgaagcattgaaagatgcagACTGGATTACATCTATGCAAGAAGAgctccatcaatttgagaggaacagtGTGTGGAACCTGGTTCCACGACCTGCTGACAGAATTGTTATAGGAACCAG gttgtcaaaaTTCCTTCTAGAAAATGGATTcacaagaggaaaaattgacaacactctttttctgaagaaacgatggaggaacctgctcattgttcaggtgtatgttgatgatatcatcTTTAGAGCAATAGTTGACTCTCTATGTGAagaatttgcaaaactcatgggaagtgagttagaaatgagtatgatgggggaACTTAatttcttcttatatttacaaGTGAAGCAAACTCCCAAGGGGACAATGATAAGTCAACAGAAGTACATCAAGAAGCTGCTGAAGAGATTTGACATGGAGACATCAAAAATCATTGACACTCCCATCGCCACATCTACTCGTCTAGACATGGATGACCTGGTTCCCCT ACCAGATATTGTTTTTAGTGTGGGTCTTTGTGCCGGGTTTCAATccaatccaaaggaatctcatctgaaagCTGCCAAGAGAATCCTAAGATATCTCAAAGGGATGCatgacctggttctctactatccctcaggAGATAACTTTGACTTAATAGGATATACTGATGTTGACTATGCTGGGTATCTG AGCAAACAAGTAGCTAATGCATTGCACATTGGTCAAAGGATGAGGCTTACATTTGCAAAAtctgtcagggaacctggttcccttgacacag GTAATGCTCCTCGTATGCCTTCTGAAGTTAGTTTGGAGTTACAAGAACATGGAGCTAAAGAAAATATGATGTCAATAGCTGCTGAGGGAACTCTGGTTGGAGGTTATGAGGTTGTGTCTGAGTCTCAGGGGAAATAA
- the LOC138899332 gene encoding protein pxr1-like — protein sequence MPVEILAPDNTTGEPIEGLDPSAQEEPSSSAWDKTLGSSQEPSVRSRKAPPHGSMSKRPITRLQKKEELESVLKKKGRLVKNGKVVNERVVAPALIVNVDDEVEEEPGPLFRKSSKKLTVLKSKRGSSVSEKELSKVEGEKSGEKEDEKMVEESCEKVAEESAEKISRKSAEKGKSVRKSVKMKVDANEEPGSSKKTKVGDTQDADKEKLKNQKVL from the exons ATGCCTGTCGAAATTTTGGCACCTGACAATACTACTGGGGAACCAATTGAGGGACTTGATCCCTCCGCCCAAGAGGAGCCCTCTTCTTCCGCTTGGGATAAAACCCTTGGTTCTTCACAAGAACCCAG CGTTAGAAGTAGAAAGGCACCTCCCCATGGGTCAATGTCTAAGAGACCCATCACGAGGTTGCAAAAGAAGGAAGAACTTGAGTCCGTCTTAAAAAAAAAAGGGAGATTGGTGAAAAATGGAAAGGTTGTCAATGAGAGGGTAGTGGCTCCTGCACTAATTGTGAATGTGGATGATGAGGTCGAAGAGGAACCTGGTCCCTTATTTCGTAAGTCCTCAAAGAAACTTACTGTTCTAAAGTCCAAGAGGGGGTCATCTGTGAGTGAAAAGGAGTTGAGTAAGGTTGAGGGTGAAAAATCTGGTGAGAAAGAGGATGAGAAAATGGTTGAGGAGTCCTGTGAAAAAGTGGCTGAGGAGTCTGCTGAGAAGATCTCCAGGAAATCTGCAGAGAAAGGCAAGAGTGTAAGAAAATCAGTGAAAATGAAGGTTGATGCcaatgaggaacctggttcctccaagaAGACCAAGGTTGGTGATACCCAGGACGCTGACAAGGAAAAATTGAAAAACCAAAAGGTACTGTAG